One Deinococcus sp. YIM 134068 genomic region harbors:
- the rhaS gene encoding rhamnose ABC transporter substrate-binding protein, translating into MHHRKAMLAALTLSLGTLSLGAVALAQTGLQKGITIAFLPKQVNNPYFATAWKGGQAAVKEFAGVGKQVGPSDAGASSQVSYINTLLAQRQKAIVVSASDQNALVPYLKRAMSQGVKVVTYDSDVAVGGRNVFVSQASADTIARDQVRILARQIGSKGEIAILSATPNATNQNAWIKVMQEELKKPQYKDMRLVKIAYGNDDDQKSFTEMQGLMQAYPNLRGVISPTTVGISAAARYLSGSPYKGKVALTGLGTPNQMREFVKNGTVQGFALWNPEDLGYLASYAAAALVSGQITGKEGEKFSAGKLGQRTVGKDGVVILGPLTVFDKNNIDKFNF; encoded by the coding sequence ATGCACCACCGCAAAGCCATGCTCGCCGCCCTGACCCTCTCGCTGGGCACCCTCTCGCTGGGGGCCGTCGCGCTCGCCCAGACCGGCCTCCAGAAGGGCATCACCATCGCCTTTCTGCCCAAGCAGGTGAACAACCCGTACTTCGCGACCGCCTGGAAGGGCGGGCAGGCCGCCGTCAAGGAGTTCGCGGGCGTCGGCAAGCAGGTCGGGCCGTCCGACGCGGGCGCGAGCAGCCAGGTGAGCTATATCAACACGCTCCTCGCCCAGCGCCAGAAGGCCATCGTGGTCTCGGCCAGCGACCAGAACGCGCTCGTGCCGTACCTCAAGCGGGCCATGAGCCAGGGCGTGAAGGTCGTCACCTACGACAGCGACGTGGCCGTGGGCGGGCGCAACGTCTTCGTCAGCCAGGCCAGCGCGGACACCATCGCCCGCGACCAGGTGCGAATCCTCGCGCGGCAGATCGGCAGCAAGGGCGAGATCGCCATTCTGTCGGCCACTCCGAACGCCACCAACCAGAACGCCTGGATCAAGGTGATGCAAGAAGAGCTGAAAAAGCCCCAGTACAAGGACATGCGGCTCGTCAAAATCGCCTACGGCAACGACGACGACCAGAAGTCCTTCACCGAGATGCAGGGGCTGATGCAGGCCTACCCCAACCTCCGGGGCGTGATCTCGCCCACCACCGTCGGCATCAGCGCCGCCGCCCGCTACCTGTCGGGCAGCCCCTACAAGGGCAAGGTGGCCCTCACCGGCCTGGGCACCCCCAACCAGATGCGCGAGTTCGTGAAGAACGGGACCGTGCAGGGCTTCGCGCTGTGGAACCCGGAGGACCTCGGCTACCTCGCCTCCTACGCGGCGGCGGCGCTCGTGAGCGGGCAGATCACCGGCAAGGAGGGCGAGAAGTTCAGCGCCGGGAAGCTCGGCCAGCGCACGGTCGGCAAGGACGGCGTGGTGATCCTCGGCCCCTTGACCGTCTTCGACAAGAACAACATCGACAAGTTCAACTTCTGA
- a CDS encoding ABC transporter permease — protein sequence MTVPQPAPPPAPQRPARSLLGWETTILALVAVALLVGSTLSDAFLTGANLSNLASNLVEIALIALTMTLVVIAAEIDLSVASIVGMCSALLGVLWAAQVPMGLAILGALGLGALAGLLNGWLVTRLGLPSLAVTIGTLALYRGLAYALLGDRAVADFPPFWTNLGFGLVPGTQLPIPIVAFVILAVVTAALLHATPFGRSLYAIGANEVAARFAGLRVGRTKLLLFVLSGLMSAFAAVVYTFRFSSARADNAVGLELSVIAAVLLGGVSIFGGRGSVIGVIAAVFLIGIIQNALTLADVPNEILTIVTGLLLILSVLGPNLAARVRAARQRRSTLAGPKGGAP from the coding sequence TTGACCGTTCCCCAGCCCGCCCCACCCCCGGCCCCGCAGCGGCCCGCCCGCAGCCTGCTCGGCTGGGAGACGACCATCCTCGCGCTCGTCGCCGTGGCGCTGCTCGTCGGCTCCACCCTCTCCGACGCCTTTCTCACGGGGGCGAACCTCTCGAACCTCGCCTCGAACCTCGTGGAGATCGCCCTGATCGCCCTCACGATGACGCTGGTGGTCATCGCCGCCGAGATCGACCTGTCCGTCGCGTCCATCGTCGGCATGTGCTCCGCCCTGCTCGGCGTGCTGTGGGCCGCGCAGGTCCCGATGGGGCTGGCGATCCTCGGGGCGCTCGGCCTCGGGGCGCTCGCGGGCCTCCTCAACGGGTGGCTCGTCACTCGCCTCGGGTTGCCCTCGCTCGCCGTCACCATCGGTACGCTCGCCCTGTACCGGGGCCTCGCGTACGCCCTGCTGGGGGACCGGGCCGTGGCCGACTTCCCCCCCTTCTGGACCAACCTGGGCTTCGGGCTGGTGCCCGGCACGCAGCTTCCGATCCCCATCGTCGCGTTCGTGATCCTCGCCGTCGTCACCGCCGCCCTGCTGCACGCCACGCCGTTCGGGCGCTCGCTGTACGCCATCGGCGCGAACGAGGTCGCCGCGCGCTTCGCGGGATTGCGGGTGGGGCGCACGAAGCTGCTGCTGTTCGTCCTCTCGGGCCTGATGAGCGCCTTCGCCGCCGTGGTGTACACCTTCCGCTTCTCCAGCGCGCGGGCGGACAACGCGGTGGGCCTCGAACTCTCCGTCATCGCGGCGGTGCTGCTGGGCGGCGTGAGCATCTTCGGCGGGCGCGGCAGCGTGATCGGCGTGATCGCCGCCGTGTTCCTGATCGGCATCATCCAGAATGCGCTGACCCTCGCGGACGTGCCGAACGAGATTCTCACCATCGTCACGGGCCTGCTCCTGATCCTCTCGGTCCTCGGCCCGAACCTCGCCGCACGTGTCCGGGCCGCGCGTCAGAGGCGGAGCACCCTCGCGGGTCCGAAGGGAGGCGCGCCGTGA